In one window of Nicotiana tabacum cultivar K326 chromosome 12, ASM71507v2, whole genome shotgun sequence DNA:
- the LOC107764545 gene encoding putative methyltransferase PMT10: MKGLISSLSFSDHHRVSLTKTPTFLKIIVLSFLSIFLFFIVKRFSFDITTVTTTTPSSHEFPMSFTSIPNQTTTSTVAGKPPPPPLRRPGMAVERTGIIDENGAMTNDFVVGEFDEELIDSVVNGKVNGTDEPLESDENRGGLRGKIGKFKVCDESMRDYIPCLDNVEESSRVNLSERGENLERHCPTKGKGLDCLVPRPKDYKLRIPWPKSRDEVWLSNVPHTPFKDKANNKWVKKKGDTCIFPGDGTQFVHGANQYLDQISKMVPEIAFGQRTRVAMDIGGGVASFGAYLMDRNVSTLSIATKDMHKHKIQFALERGVPAMLTAFATHRLLYPSQAFDLIHCSRCSINWTRDDGILLLEVNRMLRAGGYFIRKAEPVYRHEENLFAPLKEMQDLARRLCWELLKNEGDISIWRKPLNNSCYLSRGPAVQPSLCDAGDDPDNVWNVNLKTCITQLPENGYGANVTTWPTRLHSPPDRLFSIKMDAELSRREIYKAESKFWHEIISGYVGAFHWKELNLRNVMDMRSLYGGFAAALHDLNIDCWVLNVVPVSGSNTLPVLYDRGLIGVMHDWCEPFDTYPRTYDLLHAAALFSVERNRCNVTTIMIEMDRIVRPGGRVYIRDTTPVIEELEEIAHALGWVPFKFDGSEGPHSNWKLLIGEKRL; the protein is encoded by the exons atgaaggggTTAATCAGTAGCTTATCTTTTTCAGATCATCATCGTGTTTCACTCACAAAGACTCCAACTTTCCTCAAAATTAttgttctttctttcctttcaaTCTTCCTTTTCTTCATAGTCAAACGTTTTTCATTTGATATCACCACTGTTACTACTACAACCCCTTCTTCTCATGAATTTCCTATGTCTTTTACTTCAATTCCTAACCAAACAACCACCTCCACCGTCGCCGGAAAACCCCCACCTCCACCGCTCAGGCGGCCGGGGATGGCGGTGGAACGGACGGGGATCATTGATGAGAATGGTGCAATGACTAATGACTTTGTGGTgggggagtttgatgaggagCTCATTGACAGTGTGGTGAATGGCAAGGTTAATGGGACTGATGAGCCTTTGGAGAGTGATGAGAATAGAGGTGGTTTGAGGGgtaaaattgggaaatttaaaGTTTGTGATGAGAGTATGAGGGATTATATTCCTTGTTTGGATAATGTGGAGGAAAGTTCCAGGGTGAATTTGTCAGAAAGAGGGGAAAATTTGGAAAGGCATTGCCCCACAAAAGGAAAAGGATTGGATTGTTTGGTGCCAAGGCCTAAAGATTACAAGTTAAGAATACCATGGCCAAAAAGCAGGGACGAG GTCTGGCTTTCCAATGTGCCCCATACACCCTTTAAAGACAAAGCAAACAATAAGTGGGTAAAAAAGAAGGGAGACACATGCATATTTCCAGGAGATGGGACACAATTTGTCCACGGTGCAAATCAATATTTGGATCAGATTTCCAAG ATGGTTCCAGAAATTGCTTTTGGCCAACGAACAAGAGTTGCCATGGATATCGGTGGTGGTGTAGCGAGTTTTGGTGCATATCTAATGGACCGCAATGTCAGCACATTGTCCATTGCAACAAAAGATATGCATAAGCATAAGATTCAATTTGCATTGGAACGTGGAGTGCCTGCTATGTTAACAGCATTTGCTACACACCGTCTATTGTACCCTAGCCAAGCATTTGACTTGATACATTGTTCCAGATGTAGCATTAATTGGACCCGTGATG ATGGAATTCTGCTCCTAGAGGTAAACAGGATGCTTAGGGCAGGAGGATACTTTATTCGGAAAGCGGAACCTGTTTACAGACATGAAGAAAACTTGTTTGCACCGTTGAAAG aaatgcaggatCTTGCTCGACGCCTATGTTGGGAACTACTAAAGAATGAGGGTGACATTTCCATTTGGAGGAAGCCGCTGAATAATAGCTGCTATCTCAGTCGTGGTCCAGCAGTTCAACCTTCTCTATGTGATGCTGGTGACGATCCAGATAACGTCTG GAACGTAAACCTAAAGACATGCATTACTCAGTTACCTGAGAATGGCTATGGAGCTAATGTGACTACTTGGCCCACACGCCTTCACTCTCCACCGGACAGGCTGTTTAGTATAAAAATGGACGCTGAATTATCTAGGAGGGAAATTTATAAAGCAGAGTCAAAATTTTGGCATGAAATCATAAGTGGATATGTTGGTGCTTTCCATTGGAAAGAATTAAACCTACGAAACGTGATGGACATGAGATCTTTATATGGGGG GTTTGCAGCTGCTTTGCATGATTTGAACATCGATTGCTGGGTTTTGAATGTTGTCCCTGTTAGTGGTTCTAATACATTGCCTGTTCTATATGACCGAGGTCTCATTGGAGTCATGCATGACTG GTGTGAGCCATTTGATACTTATCCAAGAACATATGATTTACTCCATGCAGCTGCTCTTTTCTCAGTAGAAAGAAATAG ATGTAACGTGACGACCATCATGATAGAAATGGACAGAATTGTTCGACCTGGGGGACGAGTTTATATTCGTGACACCACACCTGTTATCGAAGAGCTTGAAGAAATTGCACATGCATTAGGATGGGTGCCATTTAAGTTTGATGGCAGCGAGGGTCCTCATTCTAACTGGAAGCTTTTGATCGGTGAAAAGCGTCTATGA